Proteins from one Paenibacillus amylolyticus genomic window:
- the aroQ gene encoding type II 3-dehydroquinate dehydratase, with protein sequence MKRIIVINGPNLNMLGVREPGIYGTLSLKDIEDKIRRQADELGVSIAFYQSNHEGDIIDRIHKAMGEADGIILNAGAFTHYSYAIRDAINAVKVPTVEVHLSNIHAREAFRHHSVIAAETIGQIAGFGEVSYELGLLALVRHLDKQT encoded by the coding sequence ATGAAACGAATTATTGTGATCAATGGTCCGAACCTGAACATGCTTGGTGTACGCGAACCAGGCATCTATGGAACGCTTAGTCTGAAGGATATTGAGGACAAAATTCGCAGACAGGCTGATGAACTTGGCGTCTCCATCGCTTTTTATCAATCGAACCATGAAGGGGACATCATTGACCGCATTCATAAAGCGATGGGTGAGGCAGACGGAATAATACTGAATGCCGGAGCATTTACCCATTATAGCTATGCTATCCGTGATGCAATCAATGCTGTAAAAGTCCCTACGGTTGAAGTACATCTATCCAACATTCATGCACGAGAAGCGTTCAGACATCATTCAGTGATTGCAGCGGAAACAATCGGGCAGATTGCCGGATTTGGCGAAGTAAGCTATGAACTGGGATTGCTGGCTCTTGTGCGTCATCTGGACAAACAAACCTGA
- a CDS encoding stalk domain-containing protein: MNLKKKLSILTAFAVFQAFAVIPANAQSADQSDTTPVNTAKVKSVEVVKKEQTIAESEVKTGTDTPTSNNETTEEVNPEDNVPTGTDATPVDPDTEPTDEEGTAEETPAPTPVEVEQPSTSVAGGGGGDLTLYMNSNKMMQDGKTYLAGQPMAVKNGVSYVAIRALVDRVGYDVKYDNTTKETIIISGEDELRFKTNSKIYTVNGVSRTMKGAAYQQKNTFMVPLTSITQALDITYKVNQSAKTVVLNLSTKPVASFTVQKEVFAGDRVTYTTRSSSPKGLSIVDERWTGRQDSFDQPGTYTVTYAVQDSSGQWSDPYSVTIKVERPNLPPVAMFTTDKEEYKMGEKITYIDQSTDDENAIVKTEWDNNALAFFVPGPKTVTITVTDKHGASDSYTKIINITGETLYSLSDFNQLFTPVGEKFTFDGGGVPAMEKVPFTYYDEPSLLIRSNSPETVNTEGIVYKESSFGQTRFMIHHVNNTGKNVKMYVVATNNNAYTASIEQQNMGFAGPSPFATVAGKLSIDRWFQSMQNGTGQKKVYIQPGESKLILNDLSVLPMKQGQVISLYSDVFSDYELDYNIIMIEENKDPMEVLSSLPVLDRDGVHNRGTYPNATRIITYDQEVGSKPARLPLGDNASDPNLVGTDPMAYTEASNAGNFGVLYKITLNNVAPRTLISFNPRGGRYSGVALVNGQVVQISTGKSVTAPNEQSVMYRTGSYGESVTILFSAAPGSNLPVNLLFTPLPAEK; the protein is encoded by the coding sequence ATGAATTTGAAGAAGAAATTGTCCATACTTACCGCTTTTGCTGTTTTTCAGGCGTTTGCAGTGATTCCTGCAAATGCACAATCAGCAGATCAGAGCGATACTACACCAGTGAATACAGCCAAAGTGAAATCCGTGGAGGTTGTGAAGAAAGAACAGACCATCGCGGAATCTGAAGTGAAAACAGGAACAGACACGCCAACATCCAATAATGAAACAACTGAAGAAGTGAATCCAGAGGACAATGTTCCTACAGGAACGGATGCTACGCCAGTTGATCCGGATACGGAACCGACGGATGAAGAAGGTACAGCTGAGGAAACACCAGCACCTACACCAGTAGAAGTGGAGCAACCGTCTACATCTGTTGCTGGAGGCGGTGGTGGAGACCTTACTCTTTATATGAACAGTAACAAAATGATGCAAGATGGCAAAACATATCTTGCCGGACAGCCAATGGCTGTTAAAAATGGTGTATCCTATGTAGCTATTCGTGCTCTCGTTGATCGAGTTGGCTATGATGTCAAATATGATAACACAACCAAAGAAACAATCATTATTAGTGGTGAAGATGAGCTGCGTTTCAAAACAAACAGCAAGATCTATACCGTTAATGGTGTGTCCAGAACGATGAAGGGCGCGGCTTATCAACAAAAAAATACGTTCATGGTGCCGTTGACTTCCATTACACAGGCTCTGGACATTACGTATAAAGTAAATCAATCTGCCAAAACGGTTGTATTGAATCTGAGTACCAAACCGGTGGCAAGCTTCACAGTACAAAAAGAGGTCTTTGCCGGCGACCGGGTAACCTATACAACCAGATCCAGCTCTCCCAAAGGACTGAGCATTGTGGATGAGCGTTGGACAGGCCGTCAGGATTCATTCGACCAACCTGGAACATATACAGTAACCTATGCGGTTCAGGATTCAAGTGGTCAATGGAGTGATCCATATTCGGTTACGATTAAGGTTGAACGACCGAATCTGCCACCTGTCGCGATGTTTACGACAGATAAAGAAGAATACAAAATGGGTGAAAAAATCACTTATATTGATCAAAGCACAGATGATGAGAACGCAATTGTAAAAACAGAATGGGATAACAATGCACTGGCATTCTTTGTTCCAGGACCGAAGACCGTAACGATTACAGTTACCGATAAACATGGTGCTAGCGATAGCTACACCAAGATAATCAACATTACGGGCGAAACGCTGTATAGCCTGTCCGATTTCAATCAATTGTTCACACCTGTTGGTGAGAAGTTTACCTTCGACGGTGGCGGAGTACCTGCAATGGAGAAAGTTCCTTTCACGTATTATGATGAGCCGAGTCTGCTGATCCGCAGTAACAGTCCGGAAACGGTGAATACGGAAGGTATCGTATACAAGGAATCTTCCTTCGGACAGACACGTTTCATGATCCACCATGTGAACAACACAGGCAAAAATGTGAAAATGTACGTTGTAGCGACTAACAATAATGCTTACACAGCCTCCATTGAGCAGCAAAACATGGGCTTTGCAGGACCGTCACCTTTTGCAACGGTAGCTGGAAAGCTGTCGATTGACCGTTGGTTCCAATCCATGCAGAATGGTACCGGACAAAAGAAAGTGTACATCCAGCCAGGAGAGAGCAAGCTGATTCTCAATGATCTGAGCGTTCTCCCGATGAAGCAGGGACAAGTCATCTCCTTGTATTCGGATGTATTCAGTGACTATGAACTGGATTACAACATTATCATGATCGAAGAAAACAAGGACCCGATGGAAGTGTTGTCGAGCCTGCCAGTTCTGGATCGTGATGGTGTTCACAACCGTGGTACGTATCCAAATGCCACACGAATCATCACGTACGATCAAGAAGTAGGTTCGAAGCCTGCACGTCTTCCACTTGGAGACAATGCAAGTGATCCGAACCTTGTGGGAACGGACCCTATGGCTTACACGGAAGCTTCCAACGCAGGTAACTTCGGTGTATTGTACAAAATTACTTTGAATAATGTTGCTCCGCGCACATTGATTTCATTCAACCCTCGTGGAGGCAGATACTCAGGTGTGGCACTCGTGAACGGACAAGTCGTTCAGATTTCTACAGGCAAATCCGTAACTGCACCGAATGAGCAAAGCGTAATGTATCGCACAGGTTCGTACGGCGAGAGTGTAACCATTCTCTTCTCGGCGGCACCAGGAAGTAACCTGCCTGTTAACCTGCTGTTCACGCCGCTTCCGGCTGAAAAGTAA
- a CDS encoding metal ABC transporter ATP-binding protein, producing MQQIMPLCHDPIIEIEKLSFSYGDQRVIENLDFMVQERDFVGIIGSNGAGKTTLLRMLVGLLPPAQGDIKLFGQSIRRFKDWDRIGYVPQKNAFNPLFPATVREVVMSGLYNNKNMFRRMSRKCQQQCTDAMQVMRIEDLANKRIGQLSGGQQQRVFLARALINHPDLLILDEPTVGIDAESQASFFELITHMHEHHRMTFLMVSHDMDRMESYLGSEAAVTNGKINFHVRHSHELQDCAETNLQHTTAQVR from the coding sequence ATGCAGCAAATCATGCCATTATGTCATGATCCAATTATAGAGATCGAGAAACTATCCTTTTCCTACGGGGACCAGCGAGTGATTGAGAATCTCGATTTTATGGTCCAGGAGCGGGACTTTGTCGGGATTATTGGTTCCAACGGGGCGGGTAAAACGACATTGCTGCGCATGCTGGTAGGACTTCTCCCTCCTGCACAGGGGGATATCAAACTATTCGGACAGTCGATTCGCAGGTTCAAAGATTGGGATCGAATCGGGTACGTGCCACAAAAGAATGCATTTAACCCGTTATTCCCGGCGACCGTTCGTGAAGTGGTTATGTCCGGCTTGTACAATAACAAAAACATGTTTCGTCGGATGTCTCGCAAATGTCAGCAACAGTGTACGGATGCGATGCAGGTCATGCGAATCGAGGATCTGGCGAACAAACGTATTGGTCAGTTGTCTGGCGGACAGCAGCAGCGAGTATTTTTGGCACGAGCGCTTATCAATCACCCGGATTTGTTGATTCTGGATGAACCCACAGTAGGTATTGATGCTGAATCACAAGCCAGTTTTTTTGAACTGATTACGCATATGCATGAACACCACCGCATGACTTTTCTGATGGTCTCACATGATATGGATCGGATGGAGAGTTATCTGGGTTCTGAAGCTGCGGTAACGAATGGCAAAATTAATTTCCATGTCCGTCATTCGCATGAGTTGCAGGATTGTGCTGAAACTAATCTGCAACATACCACAGCACAGGTACGCTAA
- a CDS encoding cytochrome c biogenesis protein CcdA, whose protein sequence is MPDVNVWMAFVAGLVSFISPCCLPLYPSYLSYITGMTVQQLKDDRNQREVRFKTMTHTLAFILGFSAVFYSLGLGAGLFGQFFNDNRQLIRQLSAILIMLMGLFLLGVFKPQFLMKERKLDMKWKPAGYLGSFIFGIGFSAGWSPCIGPILTAIIAMAASEPTTWLALITGYTAGFAIPFFVLAFFIGSTRWILRYSNVMMKIGGALMLFLGVLLFTDQMTKITIWLQQITPDWMII, encoded by the coding sequence ATGCCTGATGTTAATGTATGGATGGCTTTTGTAGCAGGTTTGGTCTCATTTATATCACCATGCTGTCTTCCGCTGTATCCATCTTACCTTTCTTATATCACAGGTATGACGGTGCAACAATTGAAGGATGACCGCAATCAGCGCGAAGTCCGTTTTAAGACCATGACACATACGCTGGCGTTTATTTTGGGCTTCTCGGCTGTATTTTATTCGCTCGGTCTGGGTGCGGGGCTGTTTGGCCAATTTTTCAATGATAACCGCCAACTGATTCGGCAATTGTCTGCGATTTTGATTATGCTTATGGGATTATTTTTGCTTGGTGTGTTCAAGCCGCAATTTCTGATGAAGGAACGCAAGCTGGATATGAAATGGAAACCAGCAGGATATCTGGGCTCTTTTATATTTGGCATCGGTTTCTCAGCAGGCTGGTCGCCTTGTATTGGCCCCATTCTAACCGCGATTATTGCAATGGCTGCGAGTGAGCCCACCACCTGGCTGGCACTGATTACAGGTTATACTGCTGGGTTTGCCATCCCGTTTTTTGTATTGGCCTTTTTCATCGGTTCGACACGCTGGATCTTGCGTTATTCCAACGTGATGATGAAAATTGGAGGCGCATTAATGTTGTTCCTTGGGGTATTACTTTTTACAGATCAGATGACCAAAATTACGATCTGGTTGCAGCAGATTACACCAGACTGGATGATCATTTAA
- the mntR gene encoding transcriptional regulator MntR: MPTPSMEDYLERIYKLIDEKGYARVSDIAEGLEVHPSSVTKMIQKLDKDEYLIYEKYRGLVLTPKGKKMGKRLMERHHLLEQFLTTIGVQEENIYNDVEGIEHHLSWDSITCIESLVEYFRQDESRLRDLKSLQDVMSNTES; encoded by the coding sequence ATGCCAACGCCCAGTATGGAAGATTATTTGGAGCGTATATACAAATTAATTGATGAAAAGGGCTATGCTCGTGTGTCTGATATAGCTGAAGGACTGGAAGTACATCCTTCATCGGTGACGAAGATGATCCAAAAGCTGGACAAAGACGAGTACCTGATCTATGAGAAGTACCGCGGACTGGTGCTTACACCAAAAGGCAAAAAGATGGGCAAACGTTTGATGGAGCGCCATCATCTGCTTGAACAATTTTTGACAACGATTGGTGTTCAGGAAGAAAATATCTACAACGATGTTGAAGGCATTGAACATCACCTGAGCTGGGACTCCATTACGTGTATTGAGTCTTTGGTTGAATACTTCCGTCAAGATGAGAGCCGATTGCGTGACCTCAAAAGCCTTCAGGACGTTATGAGTAATACGGAGTCTTAA
- a CDS encoding patatin-like phospholipase family protein, with protein sequence MLINAVFEGGGVKGISLAGAVQGAQDCGIQFNRVAGTSSGSIVAALLAAGYRAEEMKDIIENTPFVSLLRRSPIFNTRWIGPAARLFLKKGLYSGEALESWIRRMLAQKGIRTFADLPQGKLLITASDISNGTILVLPDDIRRFGIDPAKLDVAKAVRMSCSIPYFFDPVVIRKSPVFSKGLPFQDQFVYVVDGGLLSNFPLWLFDGDRSERGGDVIPVVGFKMVGKTEVEPARIKGPLSMLQALVETMLTAHDERYIEQINRFRTVKIPTLGIKPTQFHLTLQDSTALYRSGVTAGSEFFNGWNTKTYDEQLDKQRKELRKKQTEAPPLIPV encoded by the coding sequence ATGTTAATTAACGCGGTATTTGAAGGTGGAGGTGTCAAGGGAATTTCGCTTGCGGGCGCTGTGCAGGGTGCTCAAGATTGCGGCATTCAGTTCAATCGGGTGGCTGGCACGTCATCCGGCTCCATTGTAGCTGCGCTGCTAGCGGCAGGGTACCGGGCCGAAGAGATGAAAGACATTATTGAGAATACACCTTTTGTTTCACTGCTGCGTCGTTCCCCCATATTTAATACCCGATGGATCGGACCCGCAGCAAGGCTGTTCTTGAAAAAAGGACTGTATTCGGGTGAAGCGCTTGAATCATGGATCCGCAGGATGCTGGCACAGAAAGGGATTCGCACATTCGCTGACTTGCCGCAAGGCAAGTTGCTTATTACCGCATCCGATATATCCAATGGAACCATTCTGGTGCTGCCGGACGATATTCGGCGGTTCGGTATTGATCCTGCCAAGCTGGATGTGGCAAAAGCGGTACGCATGAGTTGCAGTATCCCGTATTTTTTCGATCCGGTCGTCATACGCAAATCCCCCGTATTTTCCAAAGGCCTTCCTTTTCAAGATCAATTCGTATATGTAGTCGATGGTGGATTGCTTAGCAATTTTCCACTGTGGCTCTTCGATGGTGATCGCTCAGAACGAGGGGGAGACGTTATTCCGGTTGTCGGTTTCAAAATGGTAGGAAAGACGGAAGTGGAACCTGCCCGGATTAAAGGTCCGCTAAGCATGCTTCAGGCTCTTGTGGAGACGATGCTCACAGCCCATGATGAACGTTACATCGAACAGATCAACCGATTTCGTACAGTGAAGATACCAACGCTTGGCATTAAGCCGACACAATTTCATTTAACGTTACAGGACAGCACCGCCTTATATCGATCAGGTGTTACCGCAGGCAGCGAATTTTTCAACGGGTGGAATACGAAAACGTATGATGAACAGCTGGACAAACAAAGAAAAGAATTGCGCAAGAAACAAACCGAAGCTCCACCTTTGATTCCTGTATAA
- the yidD gene encoding membrane protein insertion efficiency factor YidD, whose amino-acid sequence MKLSRRIAQAPIRVYRNYISPLTPPTCRFYPSCSAYAMEAIEVHGALKGSLLTAKRIAKCHPFHPGGVDLVPPKAEKSTLVSE is encoded by the coding sequence ATGAAGTTATCGCGCAGAATAGCTCAGGCACCCATTCGGGTGTACCGCAACTATATTTCTCCATTGACGCCGCCAACATGTCGGTTCTATCCAAGCTGTTCGGCTTACGCCATGGAGGCGATTGAAGTGCATGGTGCGCTCAAAGGCTCGTTGTTAACAGCAAAACGCATTGCCAAATGTCACCCGTTTCATCCTGGTGGAGTAGATCTGGTACCGCCGAAGGCGGAGAAGTCTACTCTGGTATCCGAGTAA
- a CDS encoding metal ABC transporter permease — MEILMSDFFQRALAGGLLIGITAPLIGLFLVLRRLSMIGDTLSHVTIAGVALGFLIEVYPIAVGLIFAVLASFAIEKLRKAYKSYAELSIAIIMSGGVALASLFFTLGKGYNADVMSYLFGSIYTLDATDLKLVGVVTLIVVIVVALLHKEFFLLSFEEDAAAVTGLPVRILNMLITVMTALVISTAIKIVGALLVSALLTIPVAVSLLMARSFKSAIILSVVIGEIAVVLGLVVAGVWNLAPGATIVLLLIMMLILTMIGKKGFRA; from the coding sequence TTGGAAATATTAATGAGTGATTTTTTTCAGCGTGCGCTGGCGGGTGGTTTGTTAATTGGCATTACTGCGCCGTTGATCGGACTGTTCCTGGTGTTACGGCGATTATCCATGATTGGAGACACCTTGTCTCATGTAACGATTGCGGGTGTAGCACTTGGCTTCCTGATTGAAGTGTATCCCATTGCGGTAGGTTTGATATTTGCCGTGCTTGCTTCATTTGCGATCGAGAAGTTGCGCAAAGCGTACAAGAGTTACGCCGAATTATCGATTGCCATTATCATGTCCGGTGGCGTGGCGCTGGCTTCCTTGTTCTTCACGCTCGGCAAGGGATATAATGCAGATGTTATGAGTTATTTGTTCGGCAGCATATATACATTAGACGCTACGGATCTGAAGCTGGTAGGTGTGGTTACGCTGATCGTAGTGATCGTAGTGGCGTTGTTACATAAGGAATTTTTCTTGCTCAGCTTTGAGGAAGATGCGGCAGCGGTCACAGGGTTGCCTGTGAGAATTCTGAACATGTTAATCACTGTAATGACAGCACTTGTCATTAGCACGGCAATTAAGATTGTTGGTGCGCTTCTGGTGTCTGCGTTATTGACCATTCCGGTTGCGGTCAGCCTATTGATGGCCCGAAGTTTCAAATCCGCCATTATTTTGTCCGTGGTGATCGGCGAAATTGCCGTAGTCCTTGGCCTGGTCGTAGCAGGAGTCTGGAACCTCGCACCTGGAGCAACGATTGTACTATTGCTAATCATGATGCTGATTCTGACGATGATTGGAAAAAAAGGGTTCCGAGCCTGA
- the splB gene encoding spore photoproduct lyase: MSTSVASPPVRKAKGTKPFIPDLVYFEPGALEYDKGKRIMEWVTSKNIPYQMTTSHNRITNLPGETEQEKYRMAKRTLVVGVRKTLKFDQSKPSAEYAIPISTGCMGHCHYCYLQTTLGAKPYVRVYVNTEEIIQAAKGYIEERAPEITRFEAACTSDPVGLEHITENLSDLIRFMAEEEYGRLRFVTKYHHVDPLLNIKHNGHTRIRFSVNSDYVIKNFEPATSRFEERIEAAGKIAHAGYPLGFIIAPIMWYEGWEEGYSELLQKLADTLPEEATKDLTFEMIQHRFTKTAKATIEKRYPKTKLEMDIEKRKMKWGRWGQYKYVYKDDQQDALREFITERIFEHFPLANIDYFT; encoded by the coding sequence GTGAGTACAAGTGTAGCCTCACCACCAGTTCGCAAAGCAAAAGGCACTAAACCCTTTATTCCCGATTTGGTGTATTTTGAACCCGGTGCATTGGAATATGATAAAGGCAAACGGATAATGGAATGGGTAACATCCAAAAATATCCCTTATCAGATGACCACATCTCATAACCGAATCACCAACCTGCCCGGTGAGACCGAACAGGAAAAGTACCGCATGGCGAAGCGTACTCTGGTCGTCGGTGTACGCAAAACACTCAAGTTCGACCAGTCGAAACCTTCAGCGGAATATGCCATTCCCATCTCAACAGGCTGTATGGGACATTGCCATTATTGTTATCTTCAGACTACACTTGGCGCCAAACCTTATGTCCGTGTCTACGTAAATACAGAGGAAATCATTCAGGCTGCAAAAGGATACATCGAAGAACGCGCGCCTGAAATCACACGATTTGAAGCCGCATGTACGTCTGATCCGGTAGGACTCGAGCATATCACGGAAAATTTAAGTGACTTAATCCGCTTTATGGCGGAAGAAGAATATGGGCGCTTGCGCTTCGTAACGAAATATCATCACGTTGATCCGTTGCTGAACATTAAGCATAACGGTCACACCCGTATTCGGTTTAGCGTCAATTCGGATTATGTCATCAAAAACTTTGAACCGGCTACCTCCAGATTTGAGGAACGCATTGAAGCTGCTGGCAAAATCGCACATGCCGGTTATCCGCTGGGCTTCATTATTGCTCCCATTATGTGGTATGAAGGCTGGGAAGAAGGGTATTCGGAGCTTTTACAGAAGCTCGCAGATACGCTTCCAGAGGAAGCCACCAAGGATCTTACCTTTGAGATGATTCAGCACCGATTTACCAAAACAGCCAAAGCGACCATTGAGAAGCGTTATCCCAAAACCAAGCTGGAGATGGATATCGAGAAACGCAAGATGAAATGGGGCCGCTGGGGCCAGTACAAGTATGTGTATAAAGATGACCAGCAGGATGCATTGCGGGAGTTCATTACAGAACGCATCTTTGAACATTTTCCGTTAGCCAATATTGATTACTTCACCTAA
- a CDS encoding Fur family transcriptional regulator: MLSTEQIISTMSSQGLRITDQRKTLARLFAESPGYLTPKDVYEYMGKTYSGLSFDTVYRNLRVMQELGVLEQVIFEDGVKFKAHCSEDHHHHHMICLKCQKTYPIIFCPMQLADAPEQFQVVDHKFEVFGYCKDCAEHAPAKAVSGHHHAHGKH, translated from the coding sequence ATGCTGTCGACAGAACAGATTATTTCGACCATGTCCTCACAGGGGCTGCGCATTACCGATCAGCGGAAAACACTGGCCCGGTTATTTGCCGAGTCTCCCGGGTATCTTACACCCAAGGACGTCTATGAATATATGGGTAAGACTTACAGCGGACTGAGTTTTGACACAGTATATCGGAATTTGCGTGTGATGCAGGAACTGGGTGTACTGGAACAGGTCATCTTCGAAGATGGCGTTAAATTCAAAGCACACTGCAGTGAAGATCATCATCACCATCATATGATCTGTCTGAAGTGTCAGAAGACATATCCGATTATTTTTTGCCCGATGCAACTTGCGGATGCGCCTGAGCAATTTCAGGTGGTAGACCATAAGTTCGAGGTGTTTGGATATTGCAAGGACTGTGCAGAACATGCGCCGGCCAAAGCGGTATCTGGACATCATCACGCTCACGGGAAGCATTGA